The following proteins are encoded in a genomic region of Sorangiineae bacterium MSr12523:
- a CDS encoding SIS domain-containing protein translates to MGSLMLKEALASASVVSAQRLQADEGLAVLGRTLVEKPPQVVLTVARGSSDHAANYFGYLTMLTVGVPVVSLPMSLATLHHAPLAVNGQLAVAVSQSGQSPDLVETMAALGQRGATTVAFVNRTESPLAHACKWTVPLCAGPEQSVAATKSYIGALAALARLVGHWRRDPKLLKALAALPTHLEQATQIDGSLAVDALAVTDRAMVVGRGLGFAVAAEAALKLKETSSIQAEAFSGAEIKHGPMALIEQGYPLFIFALRGPEQKGLLELATEMRGRGARVILAAPADVKERDVTLAVSENEVLDPILAIQTFYLIAARVAEMRGLNPDVPRHLSKVTHTR, encoded by the coding sequence GTGGGCTCGTTGATGTTGAAAGAGGCATTGGCCTCGGCCTCGGTGGTGAGTGCGCAGCGTCTTCAAGCCGACGAAGGCCTCGCCGTGCTCGGGCGAACCCTGGTGGAGAAGCCTCCGCAGGTCGTCCTCACGGTGGCGCGCGGCAGCTCGGACCATGCGGCGAACTACTTCGGCTACTTGACGATGCTCACCGTGGGCGTGCCCGTGGTGTCGCTCCCCATGTCCTTGGCCACATTGCACCATGCGCCGCTCGCGGTGAATGGGCAACTCGCGGTCGCAGTATCGCAATCCGGGCAGAGTCCCGATTTGGTAGAGACCATGGCGGCGTTGGGCCAACGCGGTGCGACCACCGTGGCCTTCGTGAACCGCACCGAATCGCCGCTCGCGCACGCATGCAAATGGACGGTGCCGCTCTGTGCGGGGCCCGAGCAAAGCGTGGCTGCGACGAAGAGCTACATCGGCGCGCTCGCCGCACTGGCACGGCTCGTAGGCCATTGGCGGCGCGATCCCAAATTGCTCAAAGCGCTCGCCGCATTGCCGACGCATTTGGAGCAAGCGACGCAAATCGATGGCTCGCTCGCCGTGGATGCATTGGCGGTGACCGACCGGGCCATGGTGGTGGGACGCGGGCTCGGTTTTGCCGTGGCCGCGGAAGCCGCGCTCAAATTGAAGGAGACGTCGTCCATTCAGGCCGAGGCGTTCAGCGGCGCCGAGATCAAACACGGCCCGATGGCCCTCATCGAACAGGGATATCCCCTGTTCATTTTCGCGCTGCGCGGCCCGGAGCAGAAAGGCCTGCTCGAATTGGCCACCGAGATGCGCGGACGCGGTGCGCGCGTGATCCTCGCGGCACCGGCCGACGTCAAAGAGCGCGACGTAACACTTGCAGTATCTGAAAACGAAGTTCTCGATCCGATATTGGCAATCCAAACTTTTTATC
- the nagA gene encoding N-acetylglucosamine-6-phosphate deacetylase translates to MTASARSHSLVGNVLTPSGWLRGRIVFNDHIEVVEGEPLDQQQQENQLPNNGDLYVLPGFIDLHVHGGGGRDVMEGGDAARTIAKMHARHGTTSMLATTMTAPSAEIEKALTAVGPVCREHISLGARVLGVHLEGPYINSGKLGAQPSNVRVAVMDELYRYHAMAPIRVLTLAPEITGHLDAIRAISAMGVRVQVGHTAGSYEDSVAALEAGAAGFTHLFNAMTGLHHREPGAVGAALAHAEYAELIPDLRHVHPGAMRAAFRTIPRLFAVTDSTAAAGMPDGEYRLGSNTVTKCLGAVRLSDGTIAGSALTMDQALRNLVQSVGLRIEDASRRLSFYPAEYLNLKDRGRLEQGAWADVVVVDRELKVVTVFGEGECLWAR, encoded by the coding sequence ATGACGGCGAGCGCACGATCGCATTCGCTGGTGGGCAATGTCCTCACGCCGTCCGGTTGGCTGCGCGGGCGCATCGTCTTCAACGACCACATCGAGGTCGTCGAGGGCGAGCCGCTCGATCAGCAGCAGCAGGAAAACCAGCTGCCGAACAACGGCGACTTGTACGTGCTGCCGGGCTTCATCGACCTGCACGTGCACGGAGGCGGCGGCCGTGACGTGATGGAGGGCGGAGATGCCGCGCGCACCATCGCGAAGATGCACGCGCGCCACGGCACGACGTCGATGCTCGCCACCACGATGACCGCACCCTCGGCGGAAATCGAGAAGGCACTCACCGCCGTCGGTCCGGTTTGCCGCGAGCACATTTCACTCGGCGCCCGAGTGCTCGGTGTGCACCTCGAGGGGCCGTACATCAATTCGGGCAAGCTGGGCGCGCAACCGAGCAATGTGCGCGTCGCGGTGATGGACGAATTGTATCGCTATCACGCCATGGCCCCCATTCGCGTGCTCACATTGGCGCCGGAAATCACCGGGCACCTCGATGCCATTCGGGCGATATCGGCGATGGGCGTGCGTGTGCAGGTCGGCCACACCGCGGGAAGCTACGAAGACAGCGTGGCCGCCCTCGAAGCAGGTGCGGCCGGTTTCACCCACTTGTTCAATGCGATGACGGGTTTGCACCATCGCGAACCGGGTGCCGTCGGCGCCGCATTGGCTCATGCGGAATATGCAGAATTGATTCCTGACTTGCGCCACGTGCACCCAGGTGCGATGCGCGCCGCATTCCGCACCATCCCGCGATTGTTCGCCGTGACGGATTCCACGGCCGCCGCCGGCATGCCCGATGGCGAATATCGACTTGGATCGAACACGGTGACGAAATGTCTAGGCGCGGTTCGCCTCTCTGATGGTACAATCGCGGGTAGCGCCCTGACGATGGATCAGGCGCTGCGCAACCTGGTGCAGTCCGTGGGTCTGCGCATTGAAGATGCCTCGCGCCGATTGTCCTTTTATCCAGCCGAATATTTGAATTTGAAAGACCGCGGCCGTCTCGAGCAGGGCGCCTGGGCAGACGTGGTCGTGGTCGATCGTGAATTGAAGGTCGTCACCGTTTTTGGCGAAGGAGAATGCTTGTGGGCTCGTTGA
- a CDS encoding GntR family transcriptional regulator codes for MNKRWNVLKPNSDDPTPLYVQLAHNLADAIHSGQWQAEEALPSERVLSEKLGVSRVTARKALDVLVEQQLVHRRQGSGTFIAPRLEHSLSRLTHFTETLKRKGFEPSTVWLDRRIDTPNHDEILKLGLSPTSQVARLERQRLADGVVMAIEMTAIPVTYLPDPRAVGTSLYAHLDALGHPIVRALQHFRAVNASKKIARLANVTPGQAMLLVTRIGFTANNVAIEVTDSYCRNDYYDFVAELRR; via the coding sequence ATGAACAAGCGGTGGAACGTGCTGAAGCCGAATAGCGACGACCCCACGCCGCTCTACGTGCAGCTCGCCCACAACCTTGCGGATGCGATCCACTCGGGCCAGTGGCAGGCAGAGGAGGCCTTGCCGTCGGAACGGGTGCTCTCGGAGAAGCTGGGTGTGTCGCGGGTCACGGCGCGTAAGGCACTCGACGTGTTGGTCGAACAGCAGCTCGTGCACCGCCGCCAAGGGTCCGGGACCTTCATCGCGCCCCGCCTCGAGCACTCCCTCTCGAGGCTGACGCACTTCACCGAGACCCTGAAGCGCAAGGGCTTCGAGCCATCGACGGTCTGGCTCGATCGCCGCATCGACACGCCCAACCACGACGAGATCTTGAAGCTGGGTCTCTCGCCCACGTCGCAGGTCGCCCGGCTGGAGCGACAGCGACTCGCCGATGGCGTGGTGATGGCCATCGAGATGACCGCCATTCCTGTCACCTACTTGCCGGACCCGCGTGCGGTGGGAACCTCGCTCTATGCGCACCTCGATGCGCTGGGGCATCCCATCGTGCGCGCCTTGCAGCACTTTCGCGCAGTGAACGCGTCGAAGAAAATCGCAAGATTGGCCAACGTAACCCCGGGACAAGCGATGCTCTTGGTCACCCGTATCGGCTTCACCGCCAACAATGTGGCGATTGAAGTCACCGATAGCTATTGCCGCAACGACTATTACGACTTCGTCGCGGAGCTGCGGCGATGA
- a CDS encoding carbohydrate porin, with translation MMLLGRSIPSFGAGSSRCTSPRARRRAVKACLAGFAALAGLGLVAPKTASADITSDRIEFFQYGRMGIGWTKSGQVIQGQTMNLAGGGQGGRLEEGDYIQPGVRFHLKKGESATDTTVDVVNDYEIFSNGAGILSDLANGEVGKLSILPQQFYVQAKNIFTPGLEIWLGSRLYRKNDIHIADYFYFNRLNGQGVGAIYTHPKFGEIDVAILEQTGSTNFFRLDAGQVGGTPGTYPFGYRARTMFIAQYKYPLPMRTSFIQALGEFHVVPRSQAQDNGTPANVNPPDWGAVGGLKLHLDFGGDSFSDTSIRYGSRLANGAQSGGATYNTFGNPAENGTYKGAYGVEAIEHFVWDIDKIAGINGYFLLNYSTGSRSDGLDASNAAHNANERLNYAFGIRPIIYVRDDFHLVTEATYQARKDENLAMGSAVKLSVVPTIVPAGGRSVWSRPHLRAIYTLGIYNQAAQDQLMSPFLRTVGETKLAHYVGVRAEWWF, from the coding sequence ATGATGTTATTGGGCCGGAGTATTCCATCGTTCGGCGCCGGGTCGTCCCGGTGCACTTCACCCCGCGCGCGCAGGCGCGCTGTTAAAGCATGTTTAGCGGGGTTCGCGGCACTCGCGGGACTTGGCTTGGTCGCGCCCAAAACGGCGTCCGCTGACATTACCTCGGATCGAATCGAATTTTTCCAATACGGCCGTATGGGTATTGGATGGACGAAGAGCGGGCAGGTGATTCAGGGCCAGACCATGAACCTGGCTGGCGGCGGTCAAGGCGGTCGTCTCGAGGAGGGCGACTACATCCAGCCGGGCGTCCGTTTCCACCTGAAAAAGGGCGAAAGCGCGACGGATACGACGGTCGATGTCGTCAACGACTACGAGATCTTCTCCAACGGCGCCGGCATCCTTTCCGACCTTGCGAACGGTGAAGTCGGCAAATTGAGCATTTTGCCGCAGCAATTCTATGTTCAGGCGAAGAACATCTTCACGCCGGGTCTCGAGATTTGGCTCGGATCTCGCCTGTATCGTAAAAACGACATCCACATCGCCGACTACTTCTATTTCAATCGATTGAACGGTCAGGGTGTTGGCGCGATTTATACGCACCCGAAGTTCGGTGAGATCGACGTCGCCATCCTCGAGCAGACGGGAAGCACCAATTTCTTCCGACTGGACGCGGGGCAGGTGGGCGGCACGCCGGGCACGTATCCGTTCGGGTACCGCGCCCGGACGATGTTTATCGCCCAATACAAGTATCCGCTCCCGATGCGGACGAGCTTCATCCAAGCGCTCGGTGAATTTCACGTCGTTCCGCGCTCGCAAGCGCAGGACAACGGGACCCCCGCCAACGTCAATCCGCCGGATTGGGGTGCGGTCGGCGGTCTGAAGCTCCACTTGGACTTCGGCGGTGATTCGTTTAGCGACACCTCTATCCGCTACGGCAGCCGGCTCGCGAACGGAGCCCAGAGCGGTGGTGCGACCTACAACACGTTCGGTAACCCGGCCGAAAACGGCACGTACAAGGGCGCGTACGGTGTCGAAGCGATCGAGCACTTCGTGTGGGACATCGACAAGATCGCCGGCATCAACGGGTACTTCCTCCTCAACTACAGCACGGGTTCTCGCAGCGACGGCCTCGACGCGAGCAACGCCGCCCACAATGCCAACGAGCGGTTGAACTACGCGTTCGGTATTCGCCCCATTATTTACGTGCGGGACGACTTCCACCTCGTCACCGAGGCCACGTACCAGGCGCGTAAAGACGAAAACCTGGCGATGGGCTCGGCGGTGAAGCTCTCCGTCGTGCCGACCATCGTGCCCGCCGGCGGCCGCAGCGTGTGGAGCCGTCCGCACCTCCGGGCCATCTACACCTTGGGCATTTACAATCAAGCGGCCCAAGACCAATTGATGTCACCTTTCCTTCGCACCGTGGGTGAGACCAAGCTGGCCCACTACGTCGGTGTCCGAGCCGAGTGGTGGTTCTAA
- a CDS encoding chitinase encodes MLRTTNFLFAGALALLACSADVPDAVDQTSQPVAEQEAVAATIRVAPYIDITMNTPTLPAVARATGQKYFTLAFVLGSSAGCDPQWGGTIPLKEPRIINQINELRSLGGDVIIASGGAMSPYLENLCGSASALAAAYRKVLDATGATHLDIDVEASIPQDTVNTALATIQRERGTVISYTLRIQGQDYGLDPYSVTVLKSAAAKGVNVIVNPMLMNFGYSGDWGNAMISAANATLAQIKREVWPNKTDAQLRAMFGVTPMIGRNDSGMITTQTHARNLLSWSRTNKIAFIGFWSVGRDNGGCPNGGVSPTCSGISQSTYEFTNIFKGF; translated from the coding sequence ATGTTGCGAACTACGAACTTCTTGTTCGCGGGAGCGCTTGCGCTACTCGCATGTTCGGCCGACGTGCCGGATGCCGTCGACCAAACCTCCCAGCCGGTGGCGGAGCAAGAAGCCGTTGCCGCCACGATTCGCGTCGCGCCGTACATCGATATCACGATGAACACGCCGACATTGCCCGCCGTCGCGCGTGCAACGGGGCAGAAGTACTTCACGCTCGCCTTCGTGCTCGGAAGCAGCGCTGGGTGCGATCCTCAGTGGGGCGGGACGATTCCGCTCAAGGAGCCGCGCATCATCAACCAGATCAACGAGCTGCGAAGCTTGGGAGGCGACGTCATCATCGCGTCCGGCGGCGCCATGAGCCCGTACCTGGAGAACCTATGTGGCTCGGCATCCGCCCTCGCCGCGGCCTACCGCAAGGTGCTCGACGCCACCGGGGCTACGCACCTGGACATCGACGTCGAGGCGAGCATCCCGCAGGACACGGTGAACACGGCGCTCGCCACGATCCAACGCGAACGCGGCACGGTCATCAGCTACACCTTGCGCATTCAAGGGCAGGACTACGGGCTCGATCCGTACTCGGTCACCGTCTTGAAGAGCGCCGCCGCCAAGGGCGTGAACGTCATCGTGAACCCGATGTTGATGAACTTCGGCTACTCCGGCGATTGGGGCAACGCCATGATCTCGGCGGCCAACGCCACGCTCGCCCAGATCAAACGCGAGGTCTGGCCGAACAAAACCGACGCCCAGCTGCGCGCGATGTTCGGCGTCACGCCCATGATCGGCCGCAATGACTCGGGCATGATCACGACGCAGACCCACGCGCGCAACCTCCTCTCCTGGTCGCGCACGAACAAGATTGCGTTCATCGGCTTCTGGTCGGTGGGGCGCGACAACGGCGGGTGTCCGAACGGCGGTGTGTCGCCCACCTGCAGCGGCATCTCGCAATCGACATACGAGTTTACGAATATTTTCAAGGGGTTCTGA
- a CDS encoding DUF1223 domain-containing protein, whose translation MRMRSVGILGGIVAAVAVVALAAGSSWADAPAPKATGPAVPVVVELFSSEGCSSCPPADKFLDELERTQPVDGVSIIALGEHVDYWDDLGWPDRFASPRFTARQKQYAGVLEDSRTYTPELVIDGRTILDRGDRASTARALQAAAREPRARVTLNRRGDRVAVDVANVPAGNDTAEVWLAITESGLSTNVQRGENAGRVLAHAPVVRALRKLGNAEGGAFRGDAALELDPKWKASALHTVVFVQRAKSRRIVGAAQI comes from the coding sequence ATGCGAATGCGAAGTGTGGGAATTCTCGGGGGGATTGTGGCGGCCGTTGCGGTGGTGGCGCTGGCGGCGGGGTCATCGTGGGCGGATGCGCCCGCACCGAAGGCGACGGGCCCGGCGGTTCCTGTGGTGGTGGAGCTCTTCTCGTCCGAGGGATGCAGCAGCTGCCCGCCGGCGGACAAGTTCCTCGACGAGCTGGAACGGACGCAGCCTGTCGACGGCGTGTCGATCATCGCGCTCGGAGAGCACGTCGATTACTGGGACGATCTGGGCTGGCCCGATCGATTCGCCAGCCCGCGCTTCACCGCGCGTCAGAAGCAGTATGCCGGGGTGCTGGAGGATTCGCGCACCTACACCCCGGAGCTCGTGATCGATGGCCGAACGATCCTCGATCGCGGTGACCGAGCGTCGACCGCGCGCGCCTTGCAAGCCGCGGCGCGTGAGCCGCGAGCGCGCGTGACCTTGAACCGACGCGGCGATCGCGTGGCGGTGGATGTTGCCAATGTGCCGGCGGGCAACGACACGGCGGAAGTCTGGTTGGCCATCACCGAGAGCGGACTCTCGACGAACGTGCAACGCGGGGAAAATGCGGGGCGGGTGCTGGCCCACGCGCCCGTGGTGCGTGCACTGCGCAAGCTGGGCAATGCCGAGGGCGGTGCATTCCGCGGCGACGCCGCATTGGAGCTGGATCCAAAGTGGAAAGCGAGCGCGTTGCACACGGTGGTGTTCGTGCAGCGTGCGAAGTCGCGGCGCATCGTGGGCGCGGCGCAGATTTGA
- a CDS encoding MBL fold metallo-hydrolase: MRRHLLRLAPLVPCFAACFALGGCFASRAIGRNLTASHEPRKVEHKIHEPRRADARLAVLWVGHATVLVQMDDAFILTDPVFTNSVGEVSPRLVEPGLDARDLPPLAAVVISHMHFDHLSYDSLDMIQHKTKIALLPPGARAIVPRYAFETRELDRWESYDAGGVRITAVPVRHVGGRWGIDQAWRPRAFTGYVFEYHGLSVYFGGDTAFDRAHFEATRARFPNLSLALLPICPTAPRDFMRRTHMDSIEALDAFTLLGAARMVPIHFDTFINSDDAPGDCPRFLRHHMRERGLDDDRVSILDIGEQRVFLTK, encoded by the coding sequence ATGCGCCGACACCTCCTTCGCCTTGCCCCGCTCGTTCCCTGTTTCGCCGCGTGCTTCGCGCTGGGCGGCTGCTTTGCCTCACGCGCCATCGGCCGCAACCTCACCGCGTCGCACGAGCCGAGGAAGGTCGAGCACAAGATCCACGAGCCCCGGCGGGCCGATGCACGGCTGGCCGTGCTCTGGGTCGGACATGCCACGGTGCTCGTGCAGATGGACGATGCGTTCATCCTCACCGATCCGGTGTTCACCAACTCCGTGGGCGAGGTGTCGCCCCGGCTCGTGGAACCTGGGCTCGATGCGCGCGATCTTCCACCGCTCGCCGCTGTGGTCATCTCGCACATGCATTTCGACCACCTGTCGTACGACTCGCTCGACATGATCCAGCACAAGACGAAGATCGCGCTGCTGCCACCGGGCGCGCGCGCCATCGTCCCGCGTTACGCCTTCGAGACGCGCGAGCTCGATCGATGGGAGTCGTACGACGCCGGCGGTGTGCGCATCACCGCGGTGCCCGTGCGGCACGTAGGTGGACGCTGGGGCATCGATCAGGCGTGGCGTCCGCGCGCCTTCACCGGGTACGTCTTCGAGTACCACGGCCTCTCCGTGTACTTCGGCGGCGACACCGCCTTCGACCGCGCGCACTTCGAGGCAACGCGCGCGCGCTTCCCCAATCTTTCGCTCGCCCTCTTGCCGATTTGCCCCACGGCACCGCGCGACTTCATGCGCCGCACGCACATGGACAGCATCGAGGCCCTCGACGCGTTCACGCTCTTGGGCGCGGCGCGCATGGTGCCGATTCACTTCGACACGTTCATCAACTCCGACGACGCGCCGGGCGACTGCCCGCGTTTCCTACGTCACCACATGCGCGAGCGCGGGCTCGATGACGACCGCGTCTCCATCCTCGACATCGGCGAGCAACGCGTCTTTCTCACCAAGTGA
- a CDS encoding MBL fold metallo-hydrolase has translation MITNEQSRTRIDEVQAGIYRISTPLFGVEGGFSFNQYLVVDDEPVLFHTGPRGMFALTADAIGNVLPVEKLRYVGFSHYENDECGALNAFLDKAPHAQPLCGTINAMINGDAFDRAPRVLSDGESLGIGQRTLVWFDAPHLPHAWECGYLFEKESATLFCGDLFTQGGAEHPAVTTDDILESSEAMRKGLDYYAHAPNGGALLDKLLACRPALLACMHGSAYRGDGAALLLALKGRLRPAIVPA, from the coding sequence ATGATCACGAACGAGCAGTCCCGCACGCGCATCGACGAGGTACAGGCTGGCATTTATCGCATTAGCACACCGCTATTCGGCGTCGAGGGTGGATTCAGCTTCAACCAGTACCTCGTCGTGGACGACGAGCCGGTGCTCTTTCATACCGGTCCGCGCGGCATGTTCGCGCTGACGGCCGACGCCATTGGCAACGTATTGCCGGTAGAGAAATTGCGTTACGTCGGCTTTTCACATTACGAGAATGACGAATGCGGTGCGCTCAATGCCTTTCTCGACAAGGCGCCACACGCGCAACCGCTTTGCGGCACCATCAATGCGATGATCAACGGCGATGCGTTCGATCGCGCACCACGCGTTCTCAGTGATGGTGAATCGCTCGGAATAGGCCAACGCACGCTCGTCTGGTTCGATGCACCGCACCTGCCGCACGCCTGGGAATGTGGATATCTCTTCGAGAAAGAAAGCGCGACTCTGTTTTGCGGCGACCTTTTCACGCAAGGCGGAGCGGAGCACCCGGCGGTGACCACGGACGATATTTTGGAATCGAGCGAGGCGATGCGCAAAGGATTGGATTATTACGCGCACGCGCCGAATGGCGGGGCACTCCTCGACAAGTTGTTGGCGTGCCGCCCGGCGCTCTTGGCTTGCATGCATGGCAGTGCCTACCGAGGCGACGGTGCAGCGCTGCTTCTCGCGTTGAAAGGACGGTTGCGCCCGGCTATCGTTCCGGCATGA
- a CDS encoding EthD family reductase yields the protein MIRLSVLYPAKEGQTFDLEYYKNTHMPLAGKLLEPVRYEVDKGLSGGAPGSPAPFVAGCHFYFESLEHYRARTSVHGATLRADMVNYTTIEPILQISEIV from the coding sequence ATGATCCGACTCTCCGTCTTGTATCCGGCCAAGGAAGGTCAGACTTTCGACCTCGAATACTACAAAAACACGCACATGCCGCTCGCAGGCAAACTGCTCGAGCCGGTGCGTTACGAAGTCGACAAGGGCCTCTCGGGAGGCGCACCGGGAAGCCCGGCTCCTTTCGTCGCAGGGTGTCACTTCTACTTCGAAAGCTTGGAACACTACCGGGCGCGCACATCCGTGCATGGCGCGACCCTGCGAGCCGACATGGTCAATTACACGACCATCGAGCCAATCCTGCAGATTAGCGAGATCGTGTAG
- a CDS encoding DUF4142 domain-containing protein, whose amino-acid sequence MRSVRRIFMHIAIVGGAFLPALACGGSEPRPAQPTQTTAEPATAASAMTPSNPNTSTQAPNMPGANPGSMGGDSTGVGTGSTGTAADMNARSGTSSTSRDALTDDQILQVTHVANMGEVEQGKIAQQKAKDPRVKRFAAMMVKDHSDADMKGTELASRTSLSPSESSTSTMLKSDSDASVQRLKQGTGDFDRAYIDAQVNAHRTVLDTIDNKLLPNAKNSELRSMLQTVRAKVEGHLKQAQDIQSSLGSK is encoded by the coding sequence ATGCGTAGCGTTCGACGTATCTTCATGCATATTGCCATCGTTGGAGGCGCTTTTCTTCCTGCGCTGGCCTGCGGCGGAAGCGAACCTCGACCCGCTCAGCCGACGCAAACCACGGCAGAACCTGCAACTGCCGCCAGCGCAATGACGCCAAGCAATCCCAATACGAGTACGCAAGCCCCCAATATGCCGGGTGCCAATCCAGGTTCGATGGGCGGTGACAGCACGGGCGTTGGCACAGGCTCGACGGGTACGGCCGCCGATATGAATGCACGAAGCGGAACAAGCAGTACCTCGCGCGACGCGTTGACCGATGATCAGATCCTTCAAGTCACGCACGTGGCAAACATGGGCGAGGTCGAGCAGGGGAAAATTGCCCAGCAAAAAGCCAAAGATCCGAGGGTGAAGCGGTTCGCCGCCATGATGGTGAAAGACCATTCTGACGCAGACATGAAGGGCACCGAGCTCGCTAGCAGGACCAGCTTGTCACCCTCGGAGAGCTCCACGAGCACGATGTTGAAAAGCGACTCCGATGCCTCGGTGCAACGCCTCAAGCAGGGCACGGGCGACTTCGATCGCGCGTACATCGACGCGCAGGTCAACGCCCATCGAACGGTGCTCGACACCATCGACAACAAGCTGCTCCCGAATGCAAAAAATTCGGAACTGAGATCGATGCTTCAAACCGTGCGCGCGAAGGTCGAGGGGCACCTCAAACAGGCACAGGACATCCAAAGCTCGCTCGGCTCCAAGTAG
- a CDS encoding DoxX family protein: protein MGKYEKRHASRLDAALVLLRAVAAIAFFYHGSQKLFGWFGGGGLSGFASYLENLQIPLPYVAACLAAASEVAGALILLAGRAFWALAPLVFTMLVAALTSGRHGYDVQHGGAEYPMTMVVLLIALVLTGPGSLVAIRPSQGGAR, encoded by the coding sequence ATGGGGAAATACGAGAAACGGCACGCGAGCCGATTGGACGCGGCCCTTGTCCTACTTCGAGCCGTTGCGGCCATTGCGTTCTTCTATCACGGGAGCCAAAAGCTCTTTGGCTGGTTCGGGGGAGGCGGACTGTCCGGTTTCGCCTCGTACCTCGAGAATTTGCAAATACCGCTGCCCTACGTTGCAGCATGCCTCGCGGCCGCGAGTGAAGTCGCCGGGGCGCTCATTCTGCTCGCCGGTCGCGCCTTTTGGGCGCTCGCGCCGCTCGTCTTTACCATGCTGGTCGCTGCGCTGACGTCGGGTCGCCACGGCTACGACGTGCAACATGGCGGGGCCGAGTACCCGATGACCATGGTCGTGCTCTTGATTGCGCTCGTCCTCACCGGCCCGGGTTCGCTCGTGGCGATTCGCCCGTCCCAAGGCGGTGCGCGATGA